A single region of the Actinoplanes sp. SE50/110 genome encodes:
- a CDS encoding DUF4352 domain-containing protein, translating into MTYTPHRPPTVRVTDPDDDGVDEWALRWRTRIWVGGGLLVTLALITFGIWAVATADQPAGGPAVFRGLPPAGPADASRGGFGLRVTSVRCGVSAIGPDGLEQRAHGQFCLLDVRVTNNGTEPALFDSSAQRVYDADGAAYAVAADAAVFLNDDSPTLLDEIPPGTSVDGVLPFDVPKNAQLSEVSLLGSGVAPGIRMSLPAPE; encoded by the coding sequence GTGACCTACACACCACACCGGCCGCCGACCGTCCGGGTGACCGACCCCGACGACGACGGTGTGGACGAGTGGGCGCTGCGCTGGCGCACCCGGATCTGGGTCGGCGGCGGCCTGCTCGTCACCCTGGCCCTAATCACCTTCGGCATCTGGGCGGTGGCGACCGCCGACCAACCGGCGGGCGGGCCGGCGGTGTTCCGTGGGCTGCCCCCGGCCGGCCCGGCCGACGCGTCCCGCGGCGGCTTCGGTCTGCGGGTCACCAGCGTGCGCTGCGGCGTCTCCGCGATCGGCCCGGACGGGCTGGAACAACGCGCGCACGGGCAGTTCTGTCTGCTCGACGTACGGGTCACCAACAACGGCACCGAGCCGGCGTTGTTCGACAGCTCGGCACAACGTGTCTACGACGCCGACGGTGCAGCATACGCCGTTGCCGCCGACGCCGCGGTTTTTCTCAACGATGACAGCCCGACACTGCTCGACGAGATCCCCCCGGGAACGTCGGTGGACGGCGTCCTGCCCTTCGACGTCCCGAAGAACGCCCAGCTCAGCGAGGTGTCCCTGCTCGGCTCCGGCGTCGCGCCGGGCATCCGGATGTCGCTGCCCGCTCCCGAGTGA
- a CDS encoding NAD(P)H-quinone oxidoreductase, producing the protein MRAIVIKDRQLHWAEVPDPEPGDGEVVVDVTAAAVNRADLLQRQGNYPPPPGAPAYPGLECSGVISALGPGVEGHHVGERVCALLAGGGYAERVAVPAGQLLPVPAGLSLVEAAALPEVACTVWSNVVAHDRLRAGEAFLVHGGGSGIGTFAVQLGKALGATVLVTARSAKHERLRALGADHLIDYQEHDFVREVHTATGGRGADVILDIIGAKYLARNIQALAVNGRISVIGFQGGTRAELDLGALMAKRGTVSSTSLRARPIADKARIVAGVRDQVWPLVAAGLIKPIIDTTVPLAEAAEAQRLMEASDHLGKILLVR; encoded by the coding sequence ATGCGAGCGATCGTCATCAAAGACAGGCAACTGCATTGGGCCGAGGTTCCGGATCCGGAGCCGGGCGACGGCGAGGTGGTCGTCGACGTCACCGCGGCCGCGGTCAACCGGGCTGACCTGCTGCAGCGTCAGGGCAACTATCCGCCGCCGCCGGGTGCGCCGGCCTATCCGGGGCTGGAGTGCTCGGGGGTGATCAGTGCGCTCGGCCCGGGTGTCGAGGGACACCATGTCGGGGAGCGGGTCTGCGCCCTGCTGGCCGGCGGGGGCTACGCCGAGCGGGTGGCCGTGCCGGCCGGTCAGCTGCTGCCGGTGCCGGCCGGGCTGTCACTCGTCGAGGCGGCGGCGCTGCCCGAGGTCGCCTGCACGGTCTGGTCCAACGTGGTGGCGCACGATCGGCTGCGCGCCGGCGAGGCCTTCCTGGTGCACGGCGGCGGCAGCGGGATCGGCACGTTCGCGGTGCAGCTCGGCAAGGCGCTCGGCGCGACCGTCCTGGTCACCGCGAGGTCCGCGAAACACGAGCGGCTGCGCGCGCTCGGCGCCGACCATCTCATCGACTACCAGGAGCACGATTTCGTACGAGAGGTGCACACCGCCACCGGGGGCCGCGGGGCGGACGTGATCCTGGACATCATCGGCGCGAAGTACCTGGCCCGCAACATCCAGGCGCTGGCCGTCAACGGGCGGATCTCGGTGATCGGCTTCCAGGGCGGCACCCGGGCCGAGCTCGACCTGGGTGCCCTGATGGCCAAGCGCGGCACCGTCTCCTCCACCTCGCTGCGGGCCCGGCCGATCGCCGACAAGGCGCGGATCGTGGCCGGCGTCCGCGACCAGGTGTGGCCGCTGGTCGCGGCCGGTCTGATCAAACCGATCATCGACACCACGGTGCCGCTCGCCGAGGCGGCCGAGGCGCAGCGGCTCATGGAGGCCAGCGACCACCTGGGCAAGATCCTCCTGGTCCGCTGA
- the soxR gene encoding redox-sensitive transcriptional activator SoxR, whose protein sequence is MVVETLTIGDMAARSGVAPSALRYYEREGLLHAARTGGNQRRYERADLRRIAFIKIAQQVGVSLEEIREALAELPENRTPTRADWSRLSSRWRHRLDERIAMMERLRDQLTGCIGCGCLSLQRCSLINPRDRLASRGTGPQMILNPPAAEVSEDR, encoded by the coding sequence ATGGTTGTGGAGACCCTCACCATCGGCGACATGGCCGCCCGAAGCGGGGTGGCCCCGTCCGCGCTGCGCTACTACGAGCGGGAGGGGCTGCTGCACGCCGCCCGCACCGGCGGCAACCAGCGGCGGTACGAACGCGCCGACCTGCGCCGGATCGCCTTCATCAAGATCGCTCAGCAGGTCGGGGTGTCGCTGGAGGAGATCCGCGAGGCGCTCGCCGAGCTGCCGGAGAACCGGACACCCACCAGGGCGGACTGGTCCCGGCTGTCCAGCCGCTGGCGGCACCGCCTCGACGAGCGGATCGCGATGATGGAACGGTTGCGCGACCAGCTCACCGGCTGCATCGGCTGCGGCTGCCTGTCCCTGCAACGCTGCAGCCTGATCAACCCGCGCGACCGGCTGGCCAGCCGCGGCACCGGCCCGCAGATGATATTGAACCCGCCGGCCGCGGAAGTGTCCGAGGATCGGTGA
- a CDS encoding transketolase, with translation MTVTTLRRLTGDEKHAPSAHSTLDVIRVLYERILRITPETADAPDRDRFLLSKGHGPAAYYAVLADRGFIPQEWLDRMGQWHSRLGTHPDRVLIPGVEIGTGSLGHGLGLAVGTALGLRAQGFSETRTYVLLGDAELDEGSNHEAIAYAAAVHLPLTAIVIDNRSATHGWPGGIPARFPGWSVSLVDGHDHDEIEQGLRVRSGRPHLVVASLEAKGS, from the coding sequence ATGACCGTCACGACGCTGCGTCGCCTCACCGGTGACGAGAAACACGCGCCCAGCGCACACTCCACACTGGATGTGATCCGGGTGCTCTACGAGCGGATCCTGCGGATCACCCCGGAGACCGCCGACGCGCCGGACCGTGACCGGTTCCTGCTCTCCAAGGGGCACGGGCCGGCCGCCTACTACGCGGTGCTGGCCGACCGCGGCTTCATTCCGCAGGAGTGGCTGGACCGGATGGGGCAGTGGCACAGCCGGCTCGGCACCCACCCCGACCGGGTGCTGATCCCCGGGGTCGAGATCGGCACCGGGTCCCTCGGGCACGGGCTGGGCCTGGCCGTGGGCACCGCGCTCGGGCTGCGCGCACAGGGCTTCTCCGAGACCCGGACGTATGTGCTGCTCGGCGACGCCGAGCTCGACGAGGGATCGAATCATGAGGCGATCGCGTACGCCGCGGCCGTGCACCTGCCGCTCACCGCGATCGTGATCGACAACCGGTCCGCCACGCACGGCTGGCCCGGTGGCATTCCGGCCCGCTTTCCGGGCTGGAGCGTCTCGCTGGTCGACGGGCACGACCACGACGAGATCGAACAGGGCCTGCGGGTCCGATCCGGGCGGCCGCACCTGGTCGTCGCCAGCCTCGAGGCCAAGGGGAGCTGA
- a CDS encoding transketolase family protein, protein MRDTFVATTTALLDEDPRTALVLADISADAFAPALRRHPDRALNVGIREQLMVGVGGGLALTGMRPYLHSYAPFLIDRAYEQIKLDLGHQDTGAVLVSIGGSYDAAAAGYTHQSPGDVALLDTLDGWTVQVPGHRDEVPAMLRAAARHDDRVYIRLGLQENARAHPDAGRLRVVKRGGPLVLAVGPMLDPVLAATRDLDVTVAYTNTPRPLDVEGLRSLAEGEVVVVEPYLAGTSARLVSEALSGIPHRALHLGAGRAEIRDYGTWQDHAREHGLDAAGLRTSITAFLGQEAFLGQEAFLG, encoded by the coding sequence ATGCGGGACACCTTCGTGGCCACCACCACCGCGCTGCTGGACGAGGATCCGCGGACCGCGCTGGTGCTCGCCGACATCTCCGCCGACGCGTTCGCGCCCGCGCTGCGCCGGCACCCGGACCGGGCGCTCAACGTCGGTATCCGGGAACAGCTGATGGTCGGGGTGGGCGGCGGGCTGGCGCTCACCGGCATGCGGCCGTACCTGCACTCGTACGCGCCGTTCCTGATCGACCGGGCCTACGAGCAGATCAAGCTGGATCTCGGGCACCAGGACACCGGGGCGGTGCTGGTCAGCATCGGCGGGTCGTACGACGCGGCGGCCGCCGGATACACCCACCAGTCCCCCGGTGACGTGGCGCTGCTCGACACCCTGGACGGCTGGACCGTGCAGGTGCCGGGGCATCGCGACGAGGTGCCGGCGATGCTGCGCGCGGCGGCCCGGCACGACGACCGGGTCTACATCCGGCTGGGACTGCAGGAGAACGCCCGCGCCCACCCGGACGCCGGGCGGCTGCGGGTGGTCAAGCGGGGCGGGCCGCTGGTGCTGGCGGTCGGACCGATGCTCGACCCGGTGCTGGCGGCGACCCGGGATCTGGACGTCACGGTGGCGTACACCAACACACCTCGCCCGCTGGACGTGGAGGGCCTGCGGTCGCTGGCCGAGGGCGAGGTGGTGGTGGTCGAGCCCTACCTGGCCGGCACGTCCGCGCGGCTGGTCAGCGAGGCGCTGAGCGGGATCCCGCACCGGGCCCTGCACCTGGGCGCGGGGCGGGCCGAGATCCGTGATTACGGAACGTGGCAGGACCACGCCCGGGAGCACGGCCTCGACGCGGCCGGGCTGCGGACGTCGATCACGGCGTTTCTAGGCCAGGAAGCGTTTCTAGGCCAGGAAGCGTTCCTAGGCTAG
- a CDS encoding PH domain-containing protein encodes MQWRVRPVLPVLKLVGAVAVVALAVAFAGRDPVRWTLAALIGCGLVGWALRDVLVPVRLAADSDGVTVVTGFARRRHLRWSEVERLRVDRTVRRGLRSELLEIDAGDAIYLFSAQELGALPEDVLLTLSDLRV; translated from the coding sequence ATGCAATGGCGCGTCCGGCCGGTCCTGCCGGTCCTCAAACTGGTCGGTGCGGTCGCCGTGGTGGCGCTGGCCGTCGCGTTCGCCGGGCGGGATCCGGTCCGCTGGACGCTCGCCGCGCTGATCGGCTGCGGGCTGGTCGGGTGGGCGCTGCGCGACGTGCTGGTCCCGGTCCGGCTCGCGGCCGACAGCGACGGGGTCACGGTGGTCACCGGGTTCGCCCGCCGGCGGCATCTGCGCTGGTCGGAGGTGGAGCGGCTGCGCGTCGACCGGACGGTCCGCCGCGGCCTGCGCAGCGAGCTGCTGGAGATCGACGCGGGCGACGCGATCTATCTGTTCAGCGCGCAGGAGCTGGGCGCGCTTCCCGAAGACGTACTGCTGACGTTGTCGGATCTCCGGGTCTAG
- a CDS encoding rhomboid family intramembrane serine protease: MSEAPSTSPVCYRHPSRETVLRCSRCEKPICTSCMNEATVGHQCPDCVKEGRRGQRRALTAFGGDAAAGRAGYAVTGLVVVNCLVMVLSVAFGGLKSIAGSGGFMGLGGSGTRVTDALEVIGLAVYPDGAWHGVAHGEWYRLFTAMFVHYGVVHLLLNMMVLLQLGRYLEARLGPIRFLALYLLAGFGGNVACYLLTPQNQPSGGASTAVFGLIIGIIIVNRKLALDVRSLIPLLVVNVIFTFSIAGISKEGHLGGLLVGALATIALVYPAPPHRTVKQAIGWSVIFLALVVLAVWRTTQLT, from the coding sequence ATGAGTGAGGCTCCTTCCACGTCGCCGGTGTGCTATCGGCACCCTTCGCGGGAGACCGTGCTCCGATGCAGCCGGTGCGAGAAACCGATCTGCACCTCGTGCATGAACGAGGCGACGGTCGGCCATCAGTGCCCCGACTGCGTCAAAGAGGGACGTCGTGGTCAGCGGCGCGCGCTCACCGCCTTCGGCGGTGACGCGGCCGCTGGTCGCGCCGGTTACGCCGTGACCGGCCTGGTGGTGGTCAACTGCCTGGTGATGGTCCTGTCGGTGGCTTTCGGCGGGCTCAAGTCGATCGCCGGCTCGGGCGGTTTCATGGGTCTGGGCGGCTCCGGCACCCGGGTCACCGACGCCCTCGAGGTGATCGGCCTGGCGGTCTATCCGGACGGCGCGTGGCACGGTGTCGCGCACGGCGAGTGGTATCGGTTGTTCACCGCGATGTTCGTCCACTACGGCGTCGTGCACCTGCTGCTCAACATGATGGTGCTGCTGCAGCTCGGCCGCTATCTGGAGGCCCGGCTGGGCCCGATCCGCTTCCTGGCGCTCTACCTGCTCGCCGGCTTCGGCGGCAACGTGGCGTGTTACCTGCTGACCCCGCAGAATCAGCCTTCCGGCGGCGCCTCGACCGCCGTCTTCGGGCTGATCATCGGCATCATCATCGTGAACCGGAAGCTCGCCCTGGACGTCCGGTCACTGATACCGCTGCTGGTCGTCAACGTGATCTTCACGTTCTCCATCGCGGGGATCTCCAAAGAGGGACACCTGGGCGGTCTCCTGGTCGGCGCGCTGGCCACCATCGCCCTGGTCTATCCGGCGCCGCCGCACCGGACGGTGAAACAGGCGATCGGATGGTCGGTGATCTTCCTGGCGCTGGTGGTCCTCGCCGTCTGGCGCACCACGCAGCTCACCTAG
- a CDS encoding peptidylprolyl isomerase: MAETIYATLHTNHGPIRLQLFPDHAPATVRNFVELADGTKAYTDPRTGQPGNGPYYDGTISHRVIAGFMIQLGDPTGTGRGGPGFQFGDEFHPELSFDRPYLLAMANAGPGTNGSQFFITVAPTPHLNRRHTIFGQVADEQSAKVVDSIANTPTGPGDRPREDVVVERVEIERA; encoded by the coding sequence GTGGCCGAGACGATTTACGCCACCCTGCACACCAACCACGGTCCGATCCGGCTCCAGCTGTTCCCGGACCACGCTCCGGCGACGGTCCGGAACTTCGTGGAGTTGGCCGACGGCACCAAGGCGTACACCGACCCGCGGACCGGCCAGCCCGGCAACGGGCCGTACTACGACGGCACCATCTCGCACCGGGTGATCGCCGGTTTCATGATCCAGCTGGGTGACCCGACCGGCACCGGCCGCGGTGGCCCGGGCTTCCAGTTCGGTGACGAGTTCCACCCGGAGCTCTCCTTCGACCGGCCGTACCTGCTGGCCATGGCAAACGCCGGGCCGGGCACCAACGGCTCGCAGTTCTTCATCACGGTGGCGCCGACCCCGCACCTGAACCGCCGGCACACCATCTTCGGCCAGGTCGCGGACGAGCAGTCGGCCAAGGTCGTCGACTCGATCGCGAACACCCCGACCGGCCCGGGCGACCGGCCGCGCGAGGACGTCGTGGTGGAGCGGGTGGAGATCGAGCGCGCCTGA
- the corA gene encoding magnesium/cobalt transporter CorA, with product MSEQNGAFSRNRPLSKAWAARAMNRILGANETHRHPDDADAQDSAVVDCGVYVAGERIPGLFTPDEAFAEVRRRDDAFVWLGLHQPSEREMIGIARTYGLHELSVEDAVKAEQRPKLEQFNDVHFLVLRTARYVPHQELTESSQVVETGQMMVFVGDRFVITVRHGEASEMSPVRADLEKQRANLLQQGPWAVAYAVTDRVVDHYLEVAEQVEADLDLIEEGVFSRDRSAPIQQVYQLKRELVEFRRAVVPLQRPLAGIIASQGVVPKEIRRYFRDVQDHLTRTVEQVSSYDDLLNSILQARLAQLSVDQNDDMRKIAAWAGIATVWTAAAGVYGMNFKYMPETHWRYGYPGLMALLAVITVILYRAFRRNGWL from the coding sequence ATGAGCGAACAGAACGGTGCGTTCAGTCGCAACCGGCCGTTGTCCAAGGCCTGGGCGGCCCGGGCGATGAATCGGATCCTCGGCGCCAACGAGACGCATCGGCATCCGGACGACGCGGACGCCCAGGACTCCGCGGTCGTCGACTGCGGTGTCTATGTGGCCGGTGAGCGGATTCCCGGCCTGTTCACCCCGGACGAGGCGTTCGCCGAGGTCCGCCGGCGTGACGACGCGTTCGTCTGGCTGGGCCTGCACCAGCCGTCCGAGCGCGAGATGATCGGCATCGCGCGCACCTACGGCCTGCACGAGCTGAGCGTCGAGGACGCGGTCAAGGCCGAGCAGCGGCCCAAACTGGAACAGTTCAACGACGTGCACTTCCTGGTGCTGCGCACCGCCCGGTACGTGCCGCACCAGGAGCTGACCGAGAGCTCTCAGGTGGTGGAGACCGGCCAGATGATGGTCTTCGTGGGCGACCGGTTCGTCATCACCGTGCGGCACGGCGAGGCCTCCGAGATGTCGCCGGTCCGGGCCGACCTGGAGAAACAGCGGGCGAACCTGTTGCAGCAGGGTCCATGGGCGGTCGCCTACGCGGTCACCGACCGGGTGGTCGACCACTACCTGGAGGTGGCCGAGCAGGTCGAGGCGGACCTGGACCTGATCGAGGAGGGTGTCTTCTCGCGCGACCGTAGCGCCCCGATCCAGCAGGTCTACCAGCTGAAGCGGGAACTGGTGGAGTTCCGCCGGGCGGTGGTGCCGCTGCAGCGCCCGCTGGCCGGGATCATCGCCAGCCAGGGCGTGGTGCCCAAGGAGATCCGGCGGTACTTCCGGGACGTGCAGGACCACCTCACGCGTACCGTCGAGCAGGTCTCCTCCTACGACGACCTGCTCAACTCGATTCTGCAGGCCCGGCTCGCGCAGCTCTCCGTCGACCAGAACGACGACATGCGCAAGATCGCCGCCTGGGCCGGTATCGCCACCGTGTGGACCGCGGCGGCCGGCGTCTACGGGATGAACTTCAAATACATGCCGGAAACCCATTGGCGGTACGGGTATCCGGGGCTGATGGCGCTGCTCGCGGTGATCACGGTGATCCTCTACCGGGCCTTCCGGCGCAACGGCTGGCTCTAG
- a CDS encoding PLP-dependent aminotransferase family protein: protein MTAEQLISFARGAPSLDIVDVEGLKAAAARAFDADPAGVTAYGTSVGYLPLRRWIADKHGVSPDQVIVTNGSLQADAFLFGHLVQPGDDVVVEKPTYDRTLLNLQNLGAKVHQVTLRPDGIDVDELRALLESGVRPKLAHIIPNYQNPAGLTLSEEKRRALLALAEQYEFIIFEDDPYVDIRFRGEPLPSMLSLDTNNLVVHASSFTKTVCPGVRVGYLVGPAALIDAIAKKATNLYISPGMVSEAIVHQFCVSGDIEKSVRKVSEALGERARVLAEAIRDRIPGATFTEPDGGYFLWVDLPADIDVEKLFPAAMKKGVAIVKGSDFLLEGGRNSVRLAYSAVTVDQIDEGVRRLAEAIDEVRGR, encoded by the coding sequence ATGACCGCTGAGCAGCTCATCTCGTTCGCCCGTGGCGCTCCGTCGCTGGACATCGTCGACGTGGAGGGCCTGAAGGCCGCCGCCGCCCGCGCCTTCGACGCCGACCCGGCCGGGGTCACCGCGTACGGCACGTCCGTCGGCTACCTCCCGCTGCGCAGGTGGATCGCCGACAAGCACGGCGTCTCCCCGGACCAGGTCATCGTGACCAACGGTTCGCTGCAGGCCGACGCGTTCCTCTTCGGCCACCTGGTGCAGCCGGGCGACGACGTGGTCGTGGAGAAGCCCACGTACGACCGCACCCTGCTGAACCTGCAGAACCTGGGCGCCAAGGTGCACCAGGTGACGCTGCGGCCGGACGGCATCGACGTCGACGAGCTGCGCGCGCTGCTGGAGTCCGGGGTCCGCCCGAAGCTGGCGCACATCATCCCGAACTACCAGAACCCGGCCGGCCTCACGCTCTCCGAGGAGAAGCGGCGGGCGCTGCTCGCCCTGGCCGAGCAGTACGAGTTCATCATCTTCGAGGACGACCCGTACGTGGACATCCGGTTCCGCGGCGAGCCGCTGCCCTCGATGCTGTCGCTGGACACCAACAACCTGGTGGTGCACGCCTCCAGCTTCACCAAGACGGTCTGCCCGGGTGTCCGGGTGGGTTACCTGGTCGGTCCGGCCGCGCTGATCGACGCGATCGCGAAGAAGGCGACCAACCTGTACATCTCCCCGGGCATGGTCTCCGAGGCGATCGTGCACCAGTTCTGCGTCTCCGGCGACATCGAGAAGTCGGTCCGCAAGGTCAGCGAGGCGTTGGGCGAGCGGGCCCGGGTGCTGGCCGAGGCGATCCGCGACCGGATCCCGGGCGCCACCTTCACCGAGCCGGACGGCGGCTACTTCCTCTGGGTGGACCTGCCGGCCGACATCGATGTGGAGAAGCTGTTCCCGGCCGCCATGAAGAAGGGCGTCGCGATCGTCAAGGGCAGCGACTTCCTGCTGGAGGGCGGCCGCAACTCGGTGCGCCTGGCGTACTCCGCGGTCACCGTCGACCAGATCGACGAGGGTGTCCGCCGCCTGGCCGAGGCGATCGACGAGGTCCGGGGCCGGTAG
- a CDS encoding sugar phosphate nucleotidyltransferase, whose product MIGLVLAAGAGRRLRPHTDTLPKALVPVDGDTTILDITLRNLSAAGLREVTIVVGYRADTIEERVETFERRYGVTITLVHNDRAEEWNNAYSLWLARDHFARGALVINGDTVHPVEVERILLAERGPSILLAVDTVKELADEEMKTVFDPNGQLTRITKLMDPSEAYGEYIGATIIEASAAAALADALRATWVRDPGRFYEDGFQEYAERGGEIRAAEIGKLDWVEVDNLDDLVKAREIACRC is encoded by the coding sequence ATGATCGGACTTGTGCTCGCCGCCGGCGCCGGGCGACGGCTGCGCCCGCACACCGACACACTGCCGAAAGCTCTCGTCCCGGTCGACGGCGACACCACGATCCTCGACATCACGCTGCGCAACCTGTCCGCGGCGGGGCTGCGCGAGGTGACGATCGTGGTCGGTTACCGCGCGGACACGATCGAGGAGCGGGTCGAGACCTTCGAGCGGCGGTACGGCGTGACCATCACCCTGGTGCACAACGACCGGGCCGAAGAGTGGAACAACGCGTACTCGTTGTGGCTGGCCAGGGACCACTTCGCGCGGGGCGCGCTGGTGATCAACGGGGACACCGTGCACCCGGTCGAGGTGGAACGGATCCTGCTCGCCGAGCGCGGCCCCAGCATCCTGCTCGCCGTCGACACCGTTAAGGAGTTGGCTGACGAAGAGATGAAGACGGTATTTGACCCGAACGGCCAACTGACGAGGATCACCAAACTGATGGATCCCTCCGAGGCGTACGGCGAGTACATCGGCGCCACCATCATCGAGGCCTCCGCCGCGGCGGCGCTGGCCGACGCACTGCGGGCGACCTGGGTGCGCGACCCGGGCCGGTTCTACGAGGACGGCTTCCAGGAGTACGCCGAGCGGGGCGGCGAGATCCGCGCGGCGGAGATCGGCAAGCTCGACTGGGTCGAGGTGGACAACCTCGACGACCTGGTCAAGGCCCGGGAGATCGCATGCCGCTGCTAG
- a CDS encoding iron-containing alcohol dehydrogenase family protein — MPLLARSVQTPLHIEVRRGAVADLGRILADGRISAGGDVAIVVGPGLGERIVDLLRPTLRSATVHVTAGGTLDAALELAGKLRAGNYDAVVGIGGGRTVDTAKYAASRWGLPMVSVATSLANDGVASPVASLVNDGIKGSYGVHIPFGVIVDLDFVETGPERVNRAGIGDVISNLSALADWELGRQVRGEPVDGIAASLARMGAEAVLTMPGDLNDDAFVTVLAEALIASGLAMAVCGSSRPCSGGCHEIIHAADALYPGTASHGELAGLGALFCTFLRGDRRRFGQMADCLARHQLPRSPYDVGLTVEQFVQVIDFAPRTRPDRYTILEHLALTPDEIRQRLAEYEDALVSR, encoded by the coding sequence ATGCCGCTGCTAGCCCGCAGCGTGCAGACCCCGCTGCACATCGAGGTGCGGCGGGGCGCGGTGGCCGACCTCGGCCGGATCCTCGCCGACGGGCGGATCTCGGCCGGCGGCGACGTCGCCATCGTCGTCGGGCCCGGCCTCGGCGAGCGGATCGTCGACCTGCTGCGGCCCACGCTGCGGTCGGCGACCGTGCACGTCACCGCCGGCGGCACCCTGGACGCCGCCCTGGAGCTGGCCGGCAAGCTGCGCGCCGGCAACTACGACGCGGTGGTGGGAATCGGCGGCGGCCGCACCGTGGACACCGCCAAGTACGCCGCCAGCCGCTGGGGGCTGCCGATGGTCTCGGTCGCCACCAGCCTGGCCAACGACGGTGTCGCCTCACCGGTGGCCAGCCTGGTCAACGACGGGATCAAGGGGTCGTACGGGGTGCACATCCCGTTCGGGGTGATCGTCGACCTGGACTTCGTCGAGACCGGCCCGGAGCGGGTGAACCGGGCCGGCATCGGCGACGTGATCAGCAACCTCAGCGCGCTGGCCGACTGGGAGCTGGGCCGGCAGGTGCGCGGCGAGCCGGTCGACGGGATCGCCGCGTCGCTGGCCCGGATGGGCGCCGAGGCGGTGCTGACCATGCCCGGCGACCTGAACGACGACGCGTTCGTCACGGTGCTCGCCGAGGCGCTGATCGCGAGCGGGCTGGCGATGGCGGTCTGTGGCAGCAGCCGGCCGTGCAGCGGTGGCTGCCACGAGATCATCCACGCGGCCGACGCGTTGTACCCGGGCACCGCGTCGCACGGCGAACTGGCCGGACTGGGCGCGCTGTTCTGCACGTTCCTGCGGGGCGACCGGCGGCGCTTCGGTCAGATGGCTGACTGCCTGGCCCGTCACCAACTTCCCCGATCACCGTACGACGTTGGTCTGACCGTGGAGCAGTTCGTCCAGGTCATCGACTTCGCTCCGCGGACCCGACCGGATCGCTACACCATTCTCGAACATCTGGCGCTGACGCCGGACGAGATACGTCAAAGGCTGGCCGAGTATGAAGACGCACTTGTATCCCGTTGA
- a CDS encoding CDP-alcohol phosphatidyltransferase family protein produces the protein MKTHLYPVETRQPRQPTAADYYAVNRGGGLFSEAVSQRIGSRIAVFAFRRDLSPTLLTIVNLSIGLLTSFVVISAAEAVADGRVWGWLVGVLALAGWQLAYAFDCADGQLARVTGRSSSAGGRLDVLCDVAVQSALVASLAATAKVQEPGTPAWLLSAFAATWMVNLVTSVMQGGGQASSMVTSRSLPVRAVKLIRDYGAVIAVAGAVLAAAPQLTVWFIGVFTLVNGGFLAASIAFTGRTALHLDAHRDG, from the coding sequence ATGAAGACGCACTTGTATCCCGTTGAAACCCGCCAGCCCCGGCAGCCGACCGCGGCCGACTACTACGCGGTCAACCGTGGGGGCGGGCTGTTCAGCGAGGCGGTCAGCCAGCGGATCGGTTCCCGGATCGCGGTCTTCGCCTTCCGCCGCGACCTCAGCCCCACCCTGCTGACCATCGTCAACCTCAGCATCGGGCTGCTCACCTCGTTCGTGGTGATCAGCGCCGCCGAGGCGGTCGCCGACGGCCGGGTGTGGGGCTGGCTGGTCGGCGTGCTGGCGCTGGCCGGTTGGCAGCTGGCGTACGCGTTCGACTGTGCGGACGGGCAGCTCGCCCGGGTCACCGGGCGCAGCAGTTCGGCCGGCGGGCGCCTCGACGTGCTGTGTGACGTGGCGGTGCAGTCCGCCCTGGTCGCCTCGCTCGCGGCGACCGCCAAGGTGCAGGAGCCGGGCACCCCGGCGTGGCTGCTCTCGGCGTTCGCGGCGACCTGGATGGTCAACCTGGTGACCTCGGTGATGCAGGGCGGTGGCCAGGCGTCGAGCATGGTGACCAGCCGGTCGTTGCCGGTGCGGGCGGTGAAGCTGATCCGCGACTACGGGGCGGTGATCGCCGTGGCCGGGGCGGTGCTGGCCGCGGCGCCCCAGCTCACGGTCTGGTTCATCGGAGTCTTCACGCTGGTCAACGGCGGTTTTCTGGCGGCCAGCATCGCGTTCACCGGCCGCACCGCGCTGCACCTAGACGCGCACCGGGATGGCTGA